A region from the Linepithema humile isolate Giens D197 chromosome 1, Lhum_UNIL_v1.0, whole genome shotgun sequence genome encodes:
- the LOC105672001 gene encoding luciferin 4-monooxygenase-like — MDDLKDTLTFRVENNVLIGEEISIRKECTNVGTLVLKKLRSNPKFVAQVEAVTGTETTFAEMTEKSVKCALWLREQGVQPGDVIGICTHNHLESYVPLLAALYVGAISNPWDNELSPTTARYFLSLTKPKIVFVNIESVKCLAQVIKEDKLNTGLVVFGELAEFESASLTSILRSRDAAAIDKFECAELTSPDQVATIVCSSGTSGLPKGTEISHASMINYMNHVRIHDLRGHVSMWTPSMRWYCGLFIVIKAILDCSKRIIVPDCDDDDELCYFIEKYKVSWFRCDSCFPIRLVKFAVLSKYRLPTLEILLFGGAHFRGELQQTLRKLLPHTSVILSYGMTDYGGLCARQTKYSKPGSCGFVCETGRLKVVDSNTGKVLGANKTGEIWAKSSYMMNGYYNNPEATKNAIDSDGWLHTGDLGYYDDDGEIFLVDRLSEFINYRAIKISPAEIEALIQQHPAVLEIAVVGVPNDIDEEHVMAFVAKVPGKEMTELDITNLVEQNMPWYCRLHAGVKFMQRLPRTATGKIAKKELKQIAKKLYGELE; from the exons ATGGATGATTTAAAG GATACTCTCACGTTTAGAGTAGAAAACAATGTTTTAATCGGCGAGGAAATATCGATTCGCAAGGAATGCACGAATGTCGGAACATTAGTGTTAAAGAAGCTGCGAAGCAACCCAAAGTTCGTTGCGCAG GTGGAGGCGGTTACGGGCACAGAGACCACTTTCGCGGAAATGACGGAGAAAAGCGTGAAATGTGCGCTATGGTTGAGAGAGCAGGGCGTTCAACCGGGCGACGTAATCGGCATTTGCACTCACAATCACTTGGAGTCATACGTACCGCTGCTGGCGGCACTCTACGTCGGCGCCATTAGCAACCCGTGGGACAACGAACTTTCCCCAA CGACCGCGCGTTACTTCCTCTCACTGACGAAACCGAAGATAGTATTCGTGAACATCGAATCGGTCAAATGCCTGGCGCAGGTCATCAAGGAAGACAAGCTAAACACTGGGCTAGTGGTATTCGGCGAATTGGCGGAATTCGAGAGCGCGTCCCTGACGAGCATCCTGCGGTCCCGGGACGCCGCGGCGATCGACAAATTCGAATGCGCGGAGCTGACGAGCCCGGATCAGGTCGCCACGATCGTTTGCTCGTCCGGCACCAGCGGCCTTCCGAAAGGCACTGAGATCAGTCATGCATCCATGATTAATTACATGAATCATGTCCGAATCCACGATCTCAGAGGACACGTATCCATGTGGACGCCTTCCATGCGTTGGTACTGCGGCCTGTTCATCGTCATTAAAGCTATCCTGGATTGTTCGAAAAGGATTATAGTCCCGGATtgcgatgacgacgacgagctGTGCTACTTCATTGAGAAGTACAAG GTATCCTGGTTCAGATGCGATTCCTGCTTCCCCATTCGGCTAGTAAAGTTTGCCGTATTAAGCAAGTACCGACTACCAACATTGGAAATCCTTTTGTTTGGCGGCGCACATTTCCGAGGGGAGTTGCAGCAGACTTTGAGGAAACTTTTGCCGCACACAAGTGTCATACTGAGTTACG GAATGACGGATTACGGTGGATTATGCGCCCGTCAGACGAAATACAGTAAACCAGGCAGCTGTGGATTTGTGTGCGAAACAGGACGGCTGAAAGTGGTCGATTCTAACACGGGGAAGGTCTTGGGGGCCAACAAAACCGGAGAAATATGGGCTAAATCGTCGTACATGATGAATGGATACTACAACAATCCTGAAGCCACGAAGAACGCTATCGATTCGGACG GATGGTTACATACCGGCGATCTCGGTtactacgacgacgacggtgaaATCTTCCTCGTCGACAGATTGTcggaatttattaattatagagCCATCAAAATATCGCCCGCGGAAATCGAAGCTTTGATTCAACAACATCCCGCAGTCCTCGAAATTGCCGTGGTGGGAGTACCGAATGATATCGACGAGGAACACGTTATGGCTTTTGTTGCTAAAGTACCCGGCAAAGAG ATGACGGAGCTCGACATAACCAACTTGGTGGAGCAGAACATGCCGTGGTACTGTAGGTTGCATGCGGGAGTTAAATTCATGCAAAGACTTCCTCGCACGGCCACGGGGAAGATCGCTAAGAAGGAGCTCAAACAGATCGCTAAGAAATTATATGGCGAATTGGAATGA
- the LOC105671972 gene encoding luciferin 4-monooxygenase-like — protein sequence MSEENVDNQCTPSFRIEDNILIGAEVTHPGCKNVGKLVLDRLRSKPDFIGQVEAVSGKETTYAEMAERSVKCALWLKKHGIQKGDKVGIWTDNHLDTYAPVFACLYVAAVICPWDHNVTKMSAQYCLSLMSLKIIFVNAASVKNLMNAVKEENLEIKVVVIGNMPGFISLTDILEEQVISSEINEFYCTEVENPCDLAMICSSSGTTGMPKGTELSYASLYNSITPIEEVHLINEVSLWMPTIRWHYGLTLMIEVIISNSKKVIIPDIINEVEICKIIQKYGVTWFGSADGIPLRFLKYNTLQKYPVPSLKKLVISGAPFTKELHEALAKIIPHTQILQCYGLTDAGGLCVSQTKNSKPGSCGFVTKGIRLKVIDEKTGEVLGANKKGELCIKSEFVMNGYHKNPEETKEAIDLDGWLHTKDIVFYDEEGEIYYVSRISDFINYISIKLSPTEIEGVLKLHPSVLKAAVISVPHETDEEHSMAFIQKVAGKEVTEAELHNLVKKNLPWYCELIGGIKFMDELPCVSTGKIDKKKLKILAKHYASFKKNIIP from the exons ATGAGCGAAGAGAATGTAGACAATCAG TGCACGCCCTCGTTCAGAATCGAGGATAATATATTGATTGGCGCGGAGGTAACTCATCCGGGATGCAAGAACGTCGGAAAACTAGTTCTCGATAGGTTGAGGAGTAAACCGGATTTCATCGGACAG GTGGAGGCTGTTTCGGGAAAAGAGACCACTTATGCGGAAATGGCAGAACGAAGCGTCAAGTGCGCTTTGTGGTTAAAAAAGCATGGAATTCAAAAAGGTGATAAAGTTGGGATATGGACTGACAATCACTTGGACACATACGCGCCAGTATTCGCATGTTTGTACGTTGCTGCGGTAATCTGTCCATGGGACCACAATGTAACAAAAA tgTCTGCACAGTATTGTCTATCGCTGATGTCTCTAAAGATAATCTTCGTAAACGCAGCGTCCGTTAAGAACCTAATGAACGCCGTAAAGGaagaaaatcttgaaataaaagttgtagttaTCGGCAATATGCCAGGATTCATATCTCTAACGGATATTCTTGAGGAACAAGTCATCTCCTCGGAGATTAACGAATTCTACTGCACCGAAGTTGAAAATCCTTGCGATTTAGCAATGATCTGTAGCTCTTCCGGTACGACCGGTATGCCAAAAGGAACTGAGCTATCATACGCATCTCTGTACAATAGTATTACTCCCATCGAGGAGGTTCACTTAATCAACGAAGTGTCGTTATGGATGCCAACAATACGATGGCATTATGGATTGACCTTAATGATCGAAGTTATTATCTCGAATTCAAAAAAGGTCATTATACCGGATATTATCAATGAAGTCGAAATATGcaagattattcaaaaatacggG gtGACATGGTTTGGAAGTGCAGATGGCATTCCATTGCGTTTCCTGAAGTATAAtactttgcaaaaatatccTGTGCCGTCTCTCAAAAAGCTCGTCATCAGTGGTGCGCCTTTTACAAAGGAATTGCACGAAGCTCTCGCGAAAATTATACCACACActcaaatattacaatgttaCG gaCTGACAGATGCTGGTGGATTATGTGTGAGCCAAACGAAAAATAGCAAGCCAGGTTCCTGTGGCTTTGTGACTAAGGGAATACGGTTAAAAGTGATAGATGAAAAAACTGGTGAAGTTTTAGGGGCCAATAAGAAGGGCGAACTTTGTATAAAGTCGGAATTTGTGATGAATGGATATCACAAAAATCCAGAAGAAACTAAAGAAGCCATCGATTTGGAtg gaTGGTTGCACACAAAAGATATAGTATTCTATGATGAAGAGGGTGAGATTTACTACGTCAGTAGAATTTCGGATTTCATTAACTACATAAGCATCAAATTGTCACCAACAGAAATAGAGGGAGTACTCAAGCTTCATCCTTCAGTCCTAAAAGCTGCAGTGATTTCTGTGCCACATGAAACGGATGAAGAACACTCGATGGCATTTATTCAGAAAGTAGCCGGAAAAGAG gTAACAGAGGCAGAATTGCATAATTTAGTGAAAAAGAATCTACCCTGGTACTGCGAACTTATAGGGGGCATCAAATTTATGGATGAACTACCGTGTGTTAGTACTggaaaaattgacaaaaaaaaattaaaaatattagcaaaaCATTatgcatctttcaaaaaaaatattataccttAA